ActaaattctgttttaaataaacatgttttaatgtaaacatagttttataataaacatgttTTCAGTTTTCTTGCGTTCAGATTGAACGttctttagtatttatattaaCGTTCGAAAATGGCGCTCTCAAAGAAAAACTTGATCTTGAAGTTACGAGTATTATTGTACATATCAAGGAAAAAAAGAAGACTGCAATTGCAGCACATACTGATAAACTGTATTACTGCTTATAATTTTGCGGTTTACAGAAAAATTTGGACTAAACCTCGCAGTCAAAGCTTTTGGTACGAAACAATGGTAAACTGTTGGAACGAAGATGATTGGATAAAAAACATAAGAATGTCTAAAGCAGCCTTTAATTATCTGTGCAAGGAAGTTTCACCTTTTATGCCTATACAAGGCACTAACTTTCGTAAATCTTTGCCTTTAGAAATGAAGTTAGCTGTGacactttactttttaagtgGATCTGCAGATTACCGAACAATAGCCAATTTATTTGGCTTAGGAAAATCAACTGTTTGTACAATAGTTCACagaatttgtaaacattttgttGATAACTTAATGAAGAAATACATTTCCTTACCCTCAAGGGAAGAAACAATGGAGATTATagtaagttttgaaaaattatatggTTTTCCACAAGTAGTTGGAGCAGTTGATGGATGTCACATAAGAATAAAGGCTCCTCATAAAAATTCAGAGGACTATATAAACAGAAAAGAATATCACTCCATTATTTTACAGGGATTGGTAGACAGCAAGTATTTATTTAGAGATATTTTTGTAGGGTGGACTGGCAAATCACACGATTCaagggtttttaaaaattctcccTTATATAAAGAGTGTCTGGCTAGAACCTTTTTACCtacaaacttatctaaaataattgataatattgaaattggTCCTCTTATCCTTGGTGATTCAGCATATCCCCTTAAAAATTGGCTTATGAAACCTTACTCAGATCGTGGAAATCTTAGTATAGAAGAAGCAAAGTTTAACGTTTCTCTTAGTAAATGTCGTGTGGTGGTGGAGAATGGATTTGGAAGATTAAAAGGTCGATTTCAATGTCTTTTAAAGAGATTAGATACAACAGTTGAACACACAGTCAATATTGTTACAACATGTTGTATACTACATAACTTCTGTACTTTGACAaagcaaaagtatttaaatgaaTGGATTGAACAAACAGAAATTGACTTAGTAAACCCTATATTAAACCACAGTTGCATTGAACTTGACAATAAAGCTGAGTTTATTAGAAAttccataaaaaaacattattttacaacTGTTTAgttgtaaatgatttttttcaaacaatgttGTAAAAGGcatggtttattttattttgagaaaaaaataacaaaacaaagaaattgcttcacatttttttaatcataattaaaaaCTCTATCTCAGTCCCACTTTTAAGACGTTTAACATCCTTATCATTTCGGATAAGTACATTTGGTAACTTGGTAATCAATAAAGATGCATTATCTTGAACTGAAAATTCCTCTTTTATTGTGCAAGTAAGTTTTTCTAGTGTCAAATCTGCCAATGAAAGttctatttcaataaaatataaatcttcaACTTGACGAACTTTTAATATAACACATGATTCTTCTTGTTTGTGGTTTTCTAAAatactttctaaaattttatgatcaatATCAGCCTGAGAggtcataaatttattaacagtGGCATTTAATTGTTCAAACATTACCTCActtcttgattttttctttttggattttttaaagtaaaaactattatctttttttaccaACTCTTCAGATTTAGAACTTGACGGAGTAGTTTCAATGTCTATATGTTCACAGTTTACTAACTCATTAacacaattattaaaattattcacttctgcagttttttcaataataacattcaTGCCTGAGgaacttttcaaaaaagttggtAATGTGGTTGGTTTGTCACTAAGAACCTTATCAATTTCATCAAAGCAGGATGGTTTTTTGGAAGGACCAGTCCCACTTGTATTTcgtttattatcaatataattgCGATATGCACTTGTCAATGTGTGAATTCTTGTTTTACACATCTCTTTATCTCTGTCTTCATATCCAGAAGCTTGCAAGAATAGCAAAATTTCCTCCCAAATTTTTCCTTTtctaaaatccaaaaaatatgaagttatatatatatatatatatatatatatatatatatatatatatatatatatatatatatatatatatatatatatatatatatatatatatatatatatatatatatatatatatatatatatatatatatatatatatatatatatatatattgtgctAACTATCAAAGagaaataaatatcttgttgtaaaaagtacaatttataAACATTCATTTCCTTGTTTATTCAATATTAATGTAATTCGTAATCACTTCTTGTCTatttgtgatttatttaaactatttagtaACGAGtggtttgattttatttaacaagttaTTTCAATTTGATCCAACttaactgaaaaaaacaaaacaaaacctTGTGCATGACTTCAACTTTTCTTGGATATTATCTTCTGACCATTTactaattagtatttttgtttcCTCATCATCCCAATGTCTAGGTCTCTTTCtagatttaactttttcttCAGCAACAGCTTTTTCCTCCGCCATTTAAAAACAGTTCAGGGTAATAAAACGCAATTAAAACAACCTCGCGacgttgttttattaaaacaacttttaacgttgcgtgttttaattaaaaccaattttaaatttgatgagAATAGTAAAATGTAAAACGCGTTTAAAATACGACAATTAAAACGTGTTTTATCGTCAGTATGAACGGggtattaaaaaagaaaaataaggttTCCAAAACGACGATGTGACGTAATCATCGTCGTCTTCATTCAAACCGCCTTCACCTGGAGAACACTGGTGAAACTGTATTTCCAAGGACTCTCTCACTTTTCTCTTAAAATAGTCTTCCTCTACTTTATAACAGTGTTGTTATTATTCCAGTCAAAGGCACCATGGCAATTTCTAGAATGCCCCGCTACGGCCGAATTTTTCCTCAAAAGTATGTTTTTGATGTTGGCAAATGCGAGTTGAAACCTTGAGTTTTGTTTCACCTACATAGAGCTTTCCACACGAACCCTCCAGTTTGTAGACTCCTGGGTAAGAGTTGTTGGGAAGTCGAGGcttgtttttttgagttattaatTGTTGAAGGTTTTTTGGTGATTTAAAAACTGGAGTATAGCCTACACTTTTAAATATCTGTTTTAATTGATTACTTAAATTTGGTACCCATGGTAGAGAAATATAATTTGGTTCtagttttttgatgttattgttgttgttttgttgattattttgattattttgcttattgttttttatttatttgacaattttttgaagtatttttttattataaccatTTTCTGTAAACATTTCTGTTAGAAAtctttttcagaaataaaaatacttttagattTGTGTTtgtcaaattgttatattttacataaaagcaACATACACACATTGGAAGATGCTGGTCCTATAGGTTTATGATTAATGGTAGTAATGGCAGAGAGTTTTCTACAACACTATGAAGAAAAAGCGTTACTACAGGCACAATATATTACACCACCAATATGTGTAAAATTATTCAAGAGGTATGTAGATAATATCCATTCCCGTTTTATAAATGAGGCAGAATCGGAACGTTTTCTTGACTTGTTAAATAATCAACACACAAATATCAAATATACGATTGAAAAAGAAAGTGATTCACACACAATAAATTTTCTCGATCTctcaataacaaataacaaatccggaacatatctttttaatatctatCGCAAAGATGCAATAACTAATGTGCAAATAAAGCCGCATTCTTGTCAcgatccaaaaaaaatttatggtgtatttaaaGGTTTTATCCAAAGAGCTTTTGCATTATGCAGTAAAGAACACATAAATcatgaattaaagtttctaaCAGAAATGTTTACagaaaatgattataataaaaaaatacttcaaaaaattgtcaaataaataaaaaacaataagcaaaataatcaaaataatcaacaaaacaacaacaataacatcaaaaaactaGAACCAAATTATATTTCTCTACCATGGGTACCAAAATTAAGTAATCAATTAAAACAGATATTTAAAAGTGTAGGCTATACTCCAGTTTTTAAATCACCAAAAAACCTTCAACAattaataactcaaaaaaacaagCCTCGACTTCCCAACAACTCTTACCCAGGAGTCTACAAACTGGAGGGTTCGTGTGGAAAGCTCTATGTAGGTGAAACAAAACTCAAGGTTTCAACTCGCATTTGCCAACATCAAAAACATACTTTTGAGGAAAAATTCGGCCGTAGCGGGGCATTCCAGAAATTGCCATGGTGCCTTTGGCTGGAATAATAACAACACTGTTAAAGTAGAGGAAGACCATTTTAAGAGAAAAGTGAGAGTCCCTGGAAATACAGTTTCACCAGTGTTCTCCAGGTGAAGGCGGTTTGAATGGAGACGACGGTGATTACGTCACATCGTCGTTTTGGAaaccttatttttcttttttaagacgCAAGAACACATTACATTGAaggtttattatttgtttgtttttttaacggtttttttatattacttgaataACGAGGGTATATGTAAACCACtagaaatattgtaattaattataaGAAAGAGGATAAGTTTACATTCTATACCAGATgtttcaacttaattaaatttctttgtaatgtcttcaaattttgacttcatattTATATCGACagctttaaattgtaattttatcttttgaaaatgtagtatGTTAACTACGAaacatgtcaaaatttaaaaatatcgtgtttttctttaaaatatgttcATATTTATTGCTATTGCGTTGctcaagaaatatatatttatatatatatattataaatatatatatatatattataaatatatatatatatatatatattataaatatatatattataaatatatattatgtagccAAGATGCTGAGGTGCAGGCTTTCACTTTTAATAGTGAAGGTAAAAAACTGCATAAATATAAATCTCGTTCCGGCCGgagttttttcaacaaaaccGGTAAATCCGGTTCCGGCCGGAATTCAAAATTTCCAATCCGGTACACCAccataaaaagctaaaaaaattagtttacaaCCGTTACCTCGCTATTTTCAATCCATATAAACCTTAATTTGGTTCTATAAGTTGTCTTTAATTAAGGGTAATTTGTCGCATGAAATATATAACGTTCTCTTTCTCTTGTCTAAGTTTATagaatttaaagttaaagtcagaattaacaaatgaaaacagttataaaaacaaatta
This portion of the Hydra vulgaris chromosome 13, alternate assembly HydraT2T_AEP genome encodes:
- the LOC136089960 gene encoding uncharacterized protein LOC136089960 — encoded protein: MVNCWNEDDWIKNIRMSKAAFNYLCKEVSPFMPIQGTNFRKSLPLEMKLAVTLYFLSGSADYRTIANLFGLGKSTVCTIVHRICKHFVDNLMKKYISLPSREETMEIIVSFEKLYGFPQVVGAVDGCHIRIKAPHKNSEDYINRKEYHSIILQGLVDSKYLFRDIFVGWTGKSHDSRVFKNSPLYKECLARTFLPTNLSKIIDNIEIGPLILGDSAYPLKNWLMKPYSDRGNLSIEEAKFNVSLSKCRVVVENGFGRLKGRFQCLLKRLDTTVEHTVNIVTTCCILHNFCTLTKQKYLNEWIEQTEIDLVNPILNHSCIELDNKAEFIRNSIKKHYFTTV
- the LOC136089961 gene encoding uncharacterized protein LOC136089961, yielding MAEEKAVAEEKVKSRKRPRHWDDEETKILISKWSEDNIQEKLKSCTRKGKIWEEILLFLQASGYEDRDKEMCKTRIHTLTSAYRNYIDNKRNTSGTGPSKKPSCFDEIDKVLSDKPTTLPTFLKSSSGMNVIIEKTAEVNNFNNCVNELVNCEHIDIETTPSSSKSEELVKKDNSFYFKKSKKKKSRSEVMFEQLNATVNKFMTSQADIDHKILESILENHKQEESCVILKVRQVEDLYFIEIELSLADLTLEKLTCTIKEEFSVQDNASLLITKLPNVLIRNDKDVKRLKSGTEIEFLIMIKKM
- the LOC136089962 gene encoding uncharacterized protein LOC136089962, with translation MAESFLQHYEEKALLQAQYITPPICVKLFKRYVDNIHSRFINEAESERFLDLLNNQHTNIKYTIEKESDSHTINFLDLSITNNKSGTYLFNIYRKDAITNVQIKPHSCHDPKKIYGVFKGFIQRAFALCSKEHINHELKFLTEMFTENDYNKKILQKIVK